Within Bactrocera oleae isolate idBacOlea1 chromosome 6, idBacOlea1, whole genome shotgun sequence, the genomic segment GtgcaataaaatgaattaattagATCACTTCGTTATTCTTATCTGAATTTGGAGTtacttgatttttatataagtgttttgtttttcttttcgaGTTCCACATTGCTTGCAGAACTTTTCGAGGAAGTATATTTGATGGGCATGCTGAGGCAAATTAGTTCACTAAGGGGTGTGACTATGAGCTCCTGCCCAGAGTTCTATTATGGCAAGCCGTTTTTGCTATAAtgtataataaagaaattaaaaactatagTATTTTGagtaagaaacaagaaaaaacggtaacCTAGACTGCACCGAAATTATAAACGCTTTACAGTTGCATTTCTTAAAGCTAcaatatgtataactaaatcggAAAACGTAACCGGCTAACGAGTTCCTAGTTCTTTCTTGCCACGATATttgatatagaaatattttttatgaagttctttatcttgattttgatcgttcagttagtatgtcagctatatattAAAGTGGTCCAAACGCCCAATTTTGCGAAGATatgttgacaaataaaaaagttttccatgcagggACTTAacatttgatcgatcagtttgtatgacagctatatcctatattgatctgatatcggcggttccgacgaATGTGTAGAAAAAATGAACGTTTGCAAAACTTCAGAtgtcaaaaactaagggactagtttaaGTATGGTATATGGTTAAAGCGACTCAGCTCGCTACGCTTCTCATTTATATATGCTTTATAGTgtctccgacttttccttctgagtgttgcaaacttcgtggaaaacttaatataccctgttcctTCTATAAAATGGCGGCTATTGTATCTGTATTGGATTCAGCTGAAAAACCAAACCTACCAAATAaagatgaaaaagttttttgactATGTCGCCTTTGGGTATTTAACGGCGAGTTTCCCTTAAACATTCTCTCAATAATAGTCCAGCAGTTGTGAATAGTAGAGCACTATGATGATTGAAATATAATAGTTTACGTGTTCACCTTATAAAATCAGAGCCAAGAATCAGGACTCGGTTTGTTGTGCATAAATTTACAAAGATTAAGATCTGTCCTAAACATTTCTTAAACAGTACAGCGTTACTCGAAAACCCTGAACAAAGTGGTTTCTTACTACACTAACTatccaatatgtatgtatgtacatatgtgtatgcatttaTGTCGTAAAACTTCGATTTTATTAACGTTTTTAAACACATGCAGTTGCTGAGTGGAAGTAAATATATTCTTTGAACGGGTTGGACATCTTACACGCACGagtaaatcatatatatatatatatatatatatatacgtaagtGTGCGCACGTGTGATAAGAAAATGTTAACCCTCAAAGAAAGactgaaaatgaaataataaaaggaATTCTGTAGCGTATTGAACTTTGAAAGGCTTGGGCCGAACTTCGCGATCTCCTCTCGGTAGACAATGTGAAATCTACAATTATGGAAGTATATAAAATTACCGTATCCCAATACTAAACCTTGGGAATCGAACGTAAAGCTCAGTGACCAATGCCCTAGTCTACAAGCGCACTGCCTTAAACCGTCTTACGAAAAACAATATATTGTAGATAACGGCAAGTTTTCTTTTGCATTGAGAAATAACCACAAGTCACAAGAATTAAAATGCAAGCACACAcagatttatacatatatggtatatacatacatatgtacatgtttgtaTGACTGAAAGCTACCGCATCCGATGGGGGACAGGACAGAAATTAATAGAAACGTGTGAGAATATCTTTTGATTTACCTGCAACCGTTATTTCTTTAGTTAAATAAAGTGTCACCGGCCACGTGACATTGGTAAAGGAAATACTTATTTCGATATGGCGCACATGTGTGGTGGTCACAAAGCGTTCACTTGGAAAAAGTCACTTcggagaaaatattatatttgactgcagtaaatttcaaatttaatacgAAAACGATAAAGGCGTTAGAGGAGTGCAAATTTTCatagaatatttataaatagtctaacaaacataaacataaatCTAACATCATAAAGCATATACAGTTAACATTATGAATTCTGAAGCTtagaactttaataaaaaagctCATATTTacgtaaaatgtttatttataaaataataaagaaaggcTCCGAAATATAGATATTCCTCCTTTTATGATAATTTGAGatgtttgcaaaaaatatatacaaattgacGAACTGACAATCGACACAATAATTCGGCATAGTAAAGACCTGTGAGCGACTTACCCTTTTCCAGGTAGTTGATGTAGATTACACCTTGTAAACCAGCAAAAAATGGTGACCATCAACTTTCCAGCCGACGGGCAGTCCCCGCTATCTTTGAGTAGGTTTACCGGTTGATGTTCACTGTTTCGACTTTCCTTGATGTTTGGTGTGCATCAGTTCTTCGAATAGCGCATATCACTGATATgaagtggttgttgttgtttttgttgttgttgtagcggcagaattctgccgagttgataAAAATCCGAGCCCTtttcggttacgtagacccgactgttgtgGGAACGGTCTCACGGTACTGCATGTTGTCCAGAGTGATCAAACGCGGCACCCAGCTATCGGCCCAGCTTTTTCATGTCCAATATTTCATGCAGAATATAATAACACGGTTTTTTGCGATGACTAAAGTCTTCCGTAAGCACCGTTCAAACACtttaatatttccatttttctaaatacctggaaaaatatcaattttgacagtagCCTTCTACTACACGGTAGTAGATTATACTTCGACAGTGGCGTCATCGGACGGTGAGACTAAGTACTTAGCAGACAGTCCACGCATACAAAATAAGTATTTTCAAGCAACCCGAgcagttaatgtttttttcgaatttaaaactattttaataagaaTATAAAGTCTCAGTACTGGAGCGCCTACTCCAAGACCTTAGGTATGTCACTTTTAATAGATTCACACATTGCAATTCTATACCGCAAGTTCTCTCCGCATTTTGGTGTATCTTTTTCGCCAATTTGGcaaatatacgaaaattaatcGAAAATTCGCAACGGTTTTAATGGTGATAGCCGAATATTGGAAACCACTTGAACCCCACCTGCCAACCGACGATGCCATTTTCACCGCACTGATATGATTATCACTTTTTGATCCTTTCGTAATGGTTGACGCAGTGTAAACTTTAATTAGAGGGCCGCCAACGCCGGCAATCAACGGCGACACGCAGTGGGTGTCACTTCGTGGAATTGCTGTAAATATGTGTGGCAGATGCAAAGCGAGTCAAAAATGGCATGCCAGCATATGGTCCATTTCATTGCGACACAACCTGCTAGTCGgtatcacatatacatacatacattcaccaACCTCGAATATTtcggtttaattttaaaattttaacgccAATTTGAAAATGGTTTTATGCCATGCACCTAGTGAAGTCACTAAAGCTGAACACAcataactttttatatacaCAGGCAATTAATtgcagttttattattttaatacgcATACAtggatatataccatatacatattgttTTATGGATACCTATTTTTTATAGTGTTCCATGTAGCAGaagcttaaattaaaatactcgCAGTCGGATGCGAAATTATCCCAAAAGTCCACCGAGTAGACCACCAGGGCCACCAAGTAGACCACCACCGGAACCGCCTAAGATGCCGCCACCGCCGCCACCAAGTGCTGGTTGTTGACCTGGTGATTGGCCACCACCACCACCCAAAAGGCCACCCAAGGCATTGCCAACCAGCGGAAGGCCATTTAAATTCAGGAGACAACTGTTTAAATAGAGTTTTTGTCGTAAGATTATATAAAACGTTGTAATAATTTCAAGTACTGCTTAATAAGAATGATTTTTCACTTAGTACTCACCGTAAATCGAGGCGTATCAGGTATTGGCAAGCCCATTGACGCATGCACTGTGGAGCATAAgtgaatatattatagttttgtgATCGTAATAGATcagggtagataatttttgaaaacaaaaaaaatcatagttcGTAAACGAAAGATAATGACcaacattaaagaaaaataataataa encodes:
- the LOC106627430 gene encoding uncharacterized protein yields the protein MAPTVLRVFLLMAVAMPLIFANPPLPWGIPGIKPDDTSTTLAPSTQAPTRGTCPEPSEELMACMRQWACQYLIRLDLRCLLNLNGLPLVGNALGGLLGGGGGQSPGQQPALGGGGGGILGGSGGGLLGGPGGLLGGLLG